Within Thermococcus indicus, the genomic segment GGGAGACGTAGGGAACCGTAACGACCGTTCCGTTTATCCTGACGACGGCGTAGTTCATCAGGTAGTTGCCGTAGACGTCGCTCACCCTGACGAGCGGGGCCTGGGCGCTCTGGGCAGCCACCAGAAGAACGGCGACGCCGATTACAGACAGGAGAATCGAGAGGTATTTGAGCCTCGAAACATCGAGCTTCTTCTGCTCCTTCAGGCCGTGATAGTAGAGCTTTTTCTCACCCTTCTTTCCCGACATGAGCAGACCTCCGGATTATTTGACATAGCAACTCAGTTGATGGGTGCACCTTTTAACGCTTTCGTGACAAAGAACGTCAGAACTGGGCAGGTTTGAATAGGAGGGAGCGTTACGAGACCGGAAAATAATTTAAGCCCCGGGGAGCTATTGCGACCATGCGGGTCATCATTGTCGAGGACAAAAAGAGGCACCTCTTCCACCCCCTGCTCGTCTCCAGGGCGAGCAGGGCTTTAGTGGATAGGAACAGGTGGGAGTTCGAGGCCGTTCTGAGGGAATTCGAGCGGAACTACTTCATGGAAGGGCTGATGAAGTACAGGGGCGAGTCTTTTCTCGAACTCCTGGGCAAGTACCTCTTCTTGGGTACCGTGGCGGGGTTCAAGGGGGCCGAGGAGCTCGTCGAGGAGGCAAGAAAAGGACTCCGCATCGTTGAGGTCGGCGACCCCTACGTCCCGTTTTATATATCCGGAACCCTGTTCTTAGCCGGAAAACCTGTCCCAAAAGAGATTGTAAAAAAGCTCCCCCACCCAATCCACGACCTCGAGGACGATGATTACATCGCCTTTCTCCTCCGGCTCTTCGAGCACAACCACCGCTTCGGGATAGTCAGCTGTGCCCGCGAGTTCTGGACGATGAGGCAGGCGCTTTATGGGGGACTGCTGAGGCCAGAAAGGCAAGAAATCTGGGAGGGAGAAGGCTGCTTCGTTGGGGTGCTTCACCTGAACGGAGAAGAGGACGGCATTGAAGGGAACACCCGGGGGAATTTCAAAATAGCCTGCAGGAACGGGTGGTGCGTCTTCTACTTCCGGGGAAGTAGAAAAAGGCTGAAAGGAAAGCTAAGGGAACTGGGGGTCAGTTCCCTCCTTTGAGTACCTTCTCGACCTCAAAGCCCTCCTCGTACTTCTTGAGCTTCCTCTCGAAGAACTCGATGAAGAGCTTGTAGCGCTTTGAGCGGTGCTTCGGACTTCCGCGGATGCTGTGGCCGTGGGGGCCCTTCTTGAAGACCGCTATGTAGGCCTCCTTGCCCAGATCCCTGAGCACGTGGTAGAACATCAAACTCTGATCGAGGGGACAGCGGTAGTCCTCAAGGGAGTGGATTAGGAGTATCGGCGCTTTAACCCTCCCCGCGTAGAACAGCGGACTCAGCTTGCGGTAGTTCTCGTTTTCGAGCGGGTTCGGGCCGATTACCTCCACATCGTACCAGAGGCCTATGTCCGAGAAGGCGTAGCTCGTCAGCCAGTAGCTTATGCCGTTCTCGCTTATTCCGGCCTTGAAGAGGTCGCTCTGCGTTAAGGCCCAGTTGGTCATGAAGCCGCCGTAGCTTATGCCCGTTATTCCAACGCGCTCCCTATCAGCTTGAGGTTCAAGTTTAAAGAACTCCTCGATGCCGGCCATTATGTCCTGGAAGTCCTCCAGACCGGTTCTCTCCAGAACGCGCAACGCGAAGTCCTCGTCGTAGCCGTCGCTACCGCGCGGGTTCACGAAGACGACGTAGTAGCCCTTGCTCGCCATCAGCTGCATCTCGTAGACGAATCTGTAACCGTACATGCCCTTGGGCCCACCGTGGACGAAGACTATCACCGGCGCCTTTTCGTCCTCCTTGAGTTCCGGCCTGAGATACCAACCGTCTATCTCAAGGTCCTTGCTCCTGAACCGGAAGTGCCTCGGCTCGGATGTCTTGAGCCTCTCAAAGATTGGCCCGTTGTAGTCGGTCAGCTGCTTCAGTTCGCTGTCGTAGAGGTAGAGCTCTCCTATCCTGGTAGCGGTCATTATCAGGAGCAGGGCCCTTCCCTCGCTGGCATCTAGTCCATAAATCCAGTGGTTTCCAACCACAACCCTCTCGGCCTTTCCGTCCCAGAGCCAGAGGTTCACCCTGCCAGCGTCGGGAGTCAGGAAGTAAACCTTCCCATCGGTGAGCTTGGCAGAGTAAACGTCGAGCGGGCCCTCGTAGACCGCTTTAAGCTCGCCGTCCCAGATGTAGAGCCAGTCGTGCTCGCTGATGAACCGCTTTTCCCTCTTGCCCCTAAGGAGGAGGGCTTTCCCGTCGGAATCCACAGCCTCAAAGGAGACCCTCTCGAAGAGCTTCTCCTCTTCTCCATCTTTCCAGAGGTAGATGTCGTAGAACTTGAAGAGTGCCGGCTTGCTTCCCTCGCGGTGGGGGACGTTGACGACTATCGCATCGCCGTGCCATATCCCGCTCGAAAACCTCGGCTTCTCAAACCGCTCGATAACCTCTTCGCTCTCCGTGTCGAGAACCCAGAAGGTCGTTTTTTCACCGTCGAAGAACCCCATGCTGTCGAACCAGGCGGGAACGTCGTCGTCGAAGACGAAGTCCTCATCATCGCGGCGCTTGAAGCCGATTACAAGGAGTCTCCTCGAATCGTCGTTCCACTGGATCGAGCGGACGTTTTTAGCGCTCAAAACCTTCTTGGCGCTCAGGGTCTGAACGTCCGCCACCCATATCTCGCTCGTCTTCTTCTCCTCGTTAAAGCGGGTGAAGGCCAGCTTTTTGCCGTCAGGCGAAATCCTGGGCATGGAAGCGTTCTCGATGAAGCGTCTCGCCCCGATTTTCAGGTCATCAACGACCACCGTGCTCTCGTATTTGTCCTCCTGCAGGTTGGCCTTCGTGAGGGTATAGGCCACCAGGTTTCCCCTTATCCGCGGGTCGCCGAGGTAGGCGAACTTAGAAAAGGTCTTCTCATCCCATTCGATGTTGCTCATAACGCTATCACCGGCCTATCATGGGCATCAAAGTATATAAACTTAACTATCATGCGCAGTAACAAACGCGAGAAGGTTTAAAAGGTCATCACCGATAGCGGGTGGTCAGGTGGAAACATGAGGGAGGAGCACGGGGTTGGAATCATACTCGGTCTTGGGATATTCATCTCCGTGGCGTTCAGAACCTACGCCGGGGTGACAATAGCCGCCGTCGGGATACCCCTCTACCTCGCGTACGTCGCCCGGCAGCAGAACATCCTGGCAAAGTCCAGGCTCTTCGACAGGGACCTCTTCCTGATGATGGCGATAGCCGTGGCCGTGATACTGGTCTTCAACTACCTCTGGGATCCGAGGATGGGCCTGATAGCGATGGCCGTGGCGATACCTCTCCTGGCCCTCTACGCCGACAGGCTAAAGGCGAGAAAGAAGGCCCAGAAGGCCTGAGAGCTTCCCGGTTCTCTTGTAGTTCCGCACCTCCTCCCTCATCTCCTCCAGGAATGCCCGGTCCACCCCGAATTTCTCCCGAACCCGGCGCGAGATGTGGTTGTCGTTCAGGAACACCATTGCCATCGCGGAGGTGAGGTTCTTCGGCTTCCTCCAGCCGGACTTTTCGAAATCTATCAACCAGACCCTCTCGCCGACTATTACGTGCTTTCCCCCCTGAATCTGGCCGTGATCGAGACCGAGCCTGTCGAGCAGGGCGGTTTTCTCAACTATCTCAAAGATGTGTCGCTTTTCGAGGTCCGCGTGGAAGATTATCTCCCCCTCCGCGAACTCCCGAACGAGATACTCAAGGCCCTCAAAGACGCCGTAAGCCACGAGCGGGGGGGTTATTCTGAATGGCTCCACCGCGCGGATAATTTCGGCCTCCCTGGCGAAGTTCTGCCTCGGGGAGTCCGGTCGTTGAAGCTTTATTATGACGTTTTTTTCATCCAACCGGGCGCAGAAGATGAGACTCGTGGTTCCCTTGGCGTAGGGCCGAATTTCCTCAAATCCAAGCGATTTCAGGCGGGAGTAAAACCGCCCCAATTGAGCTTCGCTTATCAAGTGGTGGAACATAGGCCTCGATAAGCTTAAATACTCCGCCGATAAAATACTTTTGGTGATAGCCATGGTGACGGCTTTTATTTTGATGGTGACGGCCGCTGGAAAGGAAAGGGAAGTTATGGAGAAGCTTCTGGCCATGCCGGAGGTTAAGGAGGCTTACGTGGTCTATGGCGAATACGACCTCGTCGTAAAGGTCGAAACCGACACGCTCAAGGACCTCGACCAGTTCATAACCGAGAAGATAAGGAAAATGACCGAGATCCAGATGACCTCGACGATGATAGCCATCTGATTCTCTCGTTCTTCGTTCTTCCGTTCTCCATTATGCCAGCACCCCTTCTGAAGTCTCATCCTCCCAGAGCAGGGCAAAGCCCAC encodes:
- a CDS encoding alpha/beta hydrolase family protein: MSNIEWDEKTFSKFAYLGDPRIRGNLVAYTLTKANLQEDKYESTVVVDDLKIGARRFIENASMPRISPDGKKLAFTRFNEEKKTSEIWVADVQTLSAKKVLSAKNVRSIQWNDDSRRLLVIGFKRRDDEDFVFDDDVPAWFDSMGFFDGEKTTFWVLDTESEEVIERFEKPRFSSGIWHGDAIVVNVPHREGSKPALFKFYDIYLWKDGEEEKLFERVSFEAVDSDGKALLLRGKREKRFISEHDWLYIWDGELKAVYEGPLDVYSAKLTDGKVYFLTPDAGRVNLWLWDGKAERVVVGNHWIYGLDASEGRALLLIMTATRIGELYLYDSELKQLTDYNGPIFERLKTSEPRHFRFRSKDLEIDGWYLRPELKEDEKAPVIVFVHGGPKGMYGYRFVYEMQLMASKGYYVVFVNPRGSDGYDEDFALRVLERTGLEDFQDIMAGIEEFFKLEPQADRERVGITGISYGGFMTNWALTQSDLFKAGISENGISYWLTSYAFSDIGLWYDVEVIGPNPLENENYRKLSPLFYAGRVKAPILLIHSLEDYRCPLDQSLMFYHVLRDLGKEAYIAVFKKGPHGHSIRGSPKHRSKRYKLFIEFFERKLKKYEEGFEVEKVLKGGN
- a CDS encoding serine/threonine protein kinase, which gives rise to MFHHLISEAQLGRFYSRLKSLGFEEIRPYAKGTTSLIFCARLDEKNVIIKLQRPDSPRQNFAREAEIIRAVEPFRITPPLVAYGVFEGLEYLVREFAEGEIIFHADLEKRHIFEIVEKTALLDRLGLDHGQIQGGKHVIVGERVWLIDFEKSGWRKPKNLTSAMAMVFLNDNHISRRVREKFGVDRAFLEEMREEVRNYKRTGKLSGLLGLLSRL
- a CDS encoding Lrp/AsnC family transcriptional regulator, giving the protein MVTAFILMVTAAGKEREVMEKLLAMPEVKEAYVVYGEYDLVVKVETDTLKDLDQFITEKIRKMTEIQMTSTMIAI